In one window of Heptranchias perlo isolate sHepPer1 chromosome 4, sHepPer1.hap1, whole genome shotgun sequence DNA:
- the wdr41 gene encoding WD repeat-containing protein 41 isoform X1 produces the protein MLRWLLGGREVQEPVEKSLVLCIGDEQPQNPYTELQVLKGHSDIVRFMAWIDDLRFASAGDDGVVVVWNVQTGERLHELRGHSRPITAIAVFPSVYRLQPESRHLLTASSDKTVIIWDLDTGSQFYMLTEFQSSVKCLMIIERLDVWLSGGDEVCIWNCHAELLCKTLRFKDADVSSMIELPKNNIAAVIRKELIIFKLIPSSSESQTWEIIEMRRLSNHEDDIRALISINDNTFATGSHVGELIIWDALDWTVQASESQFWNAAPKSDKPAEIKISRTPYQHETCIHHLSSDRENVFAAIGTGIYVYNLQTKTVIAYQQVAHDSRVLHIAKLPNNQLVSCSEDGSVRLWELQELPPAEPATPGLFSMWGIGRPNKQQNQMAKRKLEYSVLKTLELTGDLIGHSGAVRMFLYFKDHGMVTCSTDHLIILWKDGERESRLRSKTLFQKLEQDEQYDA, from the exons ATGTTGAGGTGGTTGCTGGGAGGAAGAGAAGTACAGGAGCCAGTGGAG AAGTCACTGGTTCTATGCATAGGAGATGAACAGCCACAGAATCCCTATACAGAACTACAGGTACTAAAAGGCCACAGTGATATTGTTCGCTTTATGGCATGGATTGATGACCTCAG GTTTGCCTCAGCAGGCGATGATGGCGTTGTGGTTGTGTGGAATGTTCAG ACTGGAGAGAGACTTCATGAGCTACGAGGCCATTCTAGACCAATCACAGCAATTGCTGTCTTTCCATCGGTGTATCGTCTACAGCCAGAAAGTCGTCATCTCCTTACTGCCTCTTCTGATAAGACAGTTATT ATCTGGGATTTAGACACTGGCAGCCAATTCTATATGTTGACAGAATTTCAGTCCTCTGTTAAG TGTCTGATGATTATCGAAAGACTTGACGTTTGGTTGTCTGGAGGGGACGAAGTATGCATTTGGAACTGTCATGCAGAGTTGCTCTGCAAAACACTTCGCTTTAAAGATGCAG atgtGAGTTCGATGATAGAACTACCGAAAAACAACATTGCTGCAGTGATCAGGAAGGAGCTAA TTATTTTCAAGCTGATACCATCATCATCAGAATCTCAGACTTGGGAAATTATTGAGATGAGAAGACTCTCAAACCATGAAGATGATATTCGAGCACTAATCAGTATAAATg ATAATACATTTGCAACTGGATCCCACGTGGGTGAGTTGATAATTTGGGATGCACTGGATTGGACAGTTCAAGCATCTGAATCCCAATTCTGGAATGCTGCTCCAAAGTCTGACAAACCAGCTGAGATAAAGATATCACGGACCCCATACCAGCATGAAACCTGCATCCATCATCTGTCCTCAGATAGAGAG AACGTTTTTGCTGCCATTGGGACTGGAATCTACGTGTATAACCTTCAGACAAAAACAGTGATTGCATATCAGCAAGTGGCACATGATTCACGTGTATTGCACATTGCAAAATTACCAAACAA CCAGTTGGTTTCCTGCTCTGAGGATGGCAGTGTTCGCCTCTGGGAATTACAGGAGCTTCCTCCAGCTGAGCCTGCTACACCAG GGCTCTTTAGCATGTGGGGAATTGGCAGGCCAAACAAGCAGCAGAACCAGATGGCAAAACGCAAGTTAGAATATTCAGTGTTAAAGACCCTGGAGTTAACTGGTGATTTGATTGGTCATTCGGGTGCAGTGCGG ATGTTCCTATATTTTAAAGACCATGGTATGGTAACCTGTTCTACAGACCACCTCATCATTTTATggaaagatggagagagggaatCACGGTTGCGGAGCAAGACATTATTCCAAAAATTAGAACAGGATGAGCAGTATGATGCTTAa
- the wdr41 gene encoding WD repeat-containing protein 41 isoform X2, with the protein MTSGLPQQAMMALWLCGMFRLERDFMSYEAILDQSQQLLSFHRCIVYSQKVVISLLPLLIRQLFQIWDLDTGSQFYMLTEFQSSVKCLMIIERLDVWLSGGDEVCIWNCHAELLCKTLRFKDADVSSMIELPKNNIAAVIRKELIIFKLIPSSSESQTWEIIEMRRLSNHEDDIRALISINDNTFATGSHVGELIIWDALDWTVQASESQFWNAAPKSDKPAEIKISRTPYQHETCIHHLSSDRENVFAAIGTGIYVYNLQTKTVIAYQQVAHDSRVLHIAKLPNNQLVSCSEDGSVRLWELQELPPAEPATPGLFSMWGIGRPNKQQNQMAKRKLEYSVLKTLELTGDLIGHSGAVRMFLYFKDHGMVTCSTDHLIILWKDGERESRLRSKTLFQKLEQDEQYDA; encoded by the exons ATGACCTCAG GTTTGCCTCAGCAGGCGATGATGGCGTTGTGGTTGTGTGGAATGTTCAG ACTGGAGAGAGACTTCATGAGCTACGAGGCCATTCTAGACCAATCACAGCAATTGCTGTCTTTCCATCGGTGTATCGTCTACAGCCAGAAAGTCGTCATCTCCTTACTGCCTCTTCTGATAAGACAGTTATT CCAGATCTGGGATTTAGACACTGGCAGCCAATTCTATATGTTGACAGAATTTCAGTCCTCTGTTAAG TGTCTGATGATTATCGAAAGACTTGACGTTTGGTTGTCTGGAGGGGACGAAGTATGCATTTGGAACTGTCATGCAGAGTTGCTCTGCAAAACACTTCGCTTTAAAGATGCAG atgtGAGTTCGATGATAGAACTACCGAAAAACAACATTGCTGCAGTGATCAGGAAGGAGCTAA TTATTTTCAAGCTGATACCATCATCATCAGAATCTCAGACTTGGGAAATTATTGAGATGAGAAGACTCTCAAACCATGAAGATGATATTCGAGCACTAATCAGTATAAATg ATAATACATTTGCAACTGGATCCCACGTGGGTGAGTTGATAATTTGGGATGCACTGGATTGGACAGTTCAAGCATCTGAATCCCAATTCTGGAATGCTGCTCCAAAGTCTGACAAACCAGCTGAGATAAAGATATCACGGACCCCATACCAGCATGAAACCTGCATCCATCATCTGTCCTCAGATAGAGAG AACGTTTTTGCTGCCATTGGGACTGGAATCTACGTGTATAACCTTCAGACAAAAACAGTGATTGCATATCAGCAAGTGGCACATGATTCACGTGTATTGCACATTGCAAAATTACCAAACAA CCAGTTGGTTTCCTGCTCTGAGGATGGCAGTGTTCGCCTCTGGGAATTACAGGAGCTTCCTCCAGCTGAGCCTGCTACACCAG GGCTCTTTAGCATGTGGGGAATTGGCAGGCCAAACAAGCAGCAGAACCAGATGGCAAAACGCAAGTTAGAATATTCAGTGTTAAAGACCCTGGAGTTAACTGGTGATTTGATTGGTCATTCGGGTGCAGTGCGG ATGTTCCTATATTTTAAAGACCATGGTATGGTAACCTGTTCTACAGACCACCTCATCATTTTATggaaagatggagagagggaatCACGGTTGCGGAGCAAGACATTATTCCAAAAATTAGAACAGGATGAGCAGTATGATGCTTAa
- the wdr41 gene encoding WD repeat-containing protein 41 isoform X3 produces MLRWLLGGREVQEPVEKSLVLCIGDEQPQNPYTELQVLKGHSDIVRFMAWIDDLRFASAGDDGVVVVWNVQCLMIIERLDVWLSGGDEVCIWNCHAELLCKTLRFKDADVSSMIELPKNNIAAVIRKELIIFKLIPSSSESQTWEIIEMRRLSNHEDDIRALISINDNTFATGSHVGELIIWDALDWTVQASESQFWNAAPKSDKPAEIKISRTPYQHETCIHHLSSDRENVFAAIGTGIYVYNLQTKTVIAYQQVAHDSRVLHIAKLPNNQLVSCSEDGSVRLWELQELPPAEPATPGLFSMWGIGRPNKQQNQMAKRKLEYSVLKTLELTGDLIGHSGAVRMFLYFKDHGMVTCSTDHLIILWKDGERESRLRSKTLFQKLEQDEQYDA; encoded by the exons ATGTTGAGGTGGTTGCTGGGAGGAAGAGAAGTACAGGAGCCAGTGGAG AAGTCACTGGTTCTATGCATAGGAGATGAACAGCCACAGAATCCCTATACAGAACTACAGGTACTAAAAGGCCACAGTGATATTGTTCGCTTTATGGCATGGATTGATGACCTCAG GTTTGCCTCAGCAGGCGATGATGGCGTTGTGGTTGTGTGGAATGTTCAG TGTCTGATGATTATCGAAAGACTTGACGTTTGGTTGTCTGGAGGGGACGAAGTATGCATTTGGAACTGTCATGCAGAGTTGCTCTGCAAAACACTTCGCTTTAAAGATGCAG atgtGAGTTCGATGATAGAACTACCGAAAAACAACATTGCTGCAGTGATCAGGAAGGAGCTAA TTATTTTCAAGCTGATACCATCATCATCAGAATCTCAGACTTGGGAAATTATTGAGATGAGAAGACTCTCAAACCATGAAGATGATATTCGAGCACTAATCAGTATAAATg ATAATACATTTGCAACTGGATCCCACGTGGGTGAGTTGATAATTTGGGATGCACTGGATTGGACAGTTCAAGCATCTGAATCCCAATTCTGGAATGCTGCTCCAAAGTCTGACAAACCAGCTGAGATAAAGATATCACGGACCCCATACCAGCATGAAACCTGCATCCATCATCTGTCCTCAGATAGAGAG AACGTTTTTGCTGCCATTGGGACTGGAATCTACGTGTATAACCTTCAGACAAAAACAGTGATTGCATATCAGCAAGTGGCACATGATTCACGTGTATTGCACATTGCAAAATTACCAAACAA CCAGTTGGTTTCCTGCTCTGAGGATGGCAGTGTTCGCCTCTGGGAATTACAGGAGCTTCCTCCAGCTGAGCCTGCTACACCAG GGCTCTTTAGCATGTGGGGAATTGGCAGGCCAAACAAGCAGCAGAACCAGATGGCAAAACGCAAGTTAGAATATTCAGTGTTAAAGACCCTGGAGTTAACTGGTGATTTGATTGGTCATTCGGGTGCAGTGCGG ATGTTCCTATATTTTAAAGACCATGGTATGGTAACCTGTTCTACAGACCACCTCATCATTTTATggaaagatggagagagggaatCACGGTTGCGGAGCAAGACATTATTCCAAAAATTAGAACAGGATGAGCAGTATGATGCTTAa